The following proteins come from a genomic window of Proteinivorax hydrogeniformans:
- a CDS encoding Fur family transcriptional regulator gives MNTKFDIESDKGNKTSAIRDIMEDSGYKLTEQRQIIADYFLKSAEHLNAKDIYNDLKGLNIGLATIYRTVNILKEIGVLKEVVVDKLSYYELKIYTQKPSHIHFKCAKCNDIIDISKNTEKYLQLIQTLKNEQEVTIWDINTTLTGICKNCREGDNA, from the coding sequence ATGAATACCAAATTTGATATCGAAAGTGACAAGGGTAATAAAACTTCTGCAATAAGGGATATAATGGAAGACAGCGGATACAAGTTAACTGAACAGAGACAGATTATTGCAGATTATTTTTTAAAGTCTGCGGAGCATTTAAATGCAAAAGACATTTATAATGATCTTAAAGGACTTAATATAGGTTTGGCTACTATATATAGGACGGTAAATATATTAAAGGAAATCGGCGTTCTAAAAGAAGTAGTTGTAGATAAATTAAGTTATTATGAACTTAAAATTTATACACAAAAACCAAGCCATATACACTTTAAGTGTGCTAAGTGTAATGATATAATTGATATAAGTAAAAATACCGAAAAATACTTGCAATTGATTCAGACATTAAAAAATGAACAAGAGGTAACTATCTGGGATATCAATACCACGTTAACTGGCATATGCAAAAACTGCAGGGAGGGAGATAATGCCTAG
- a CDS encoding AIR synthase family protein has translation MKIGKIPSDVLKRIIYSNITTQRPEVLVRPGIGEDCSVVDFGDYNAVLSTDPITGTTSDIGSLAVHINCNDIASNGVEPLGIMLTVLAPPGTTEDDLAKVMADANEAASSINVEILGGHTEITAAVNQMVISGTAIGRQLKDKVILSKGAQVGDAVIMTKHAGLEGASIISSDLEEKLKSTLTADEIKNAQSFAKDISVVKEGVIAGKLGTSSMHDVTEGGILGALWELAEASQLGIEVFLDKILLKKETKTICEVFSIDPFRLISSGVMIMTISEDKVKLLLDSLRSEKIDATVIGKITEKDRVVVKDDEALRLDPPDSDELYKVVK, from the coding sequence ATGAAAATAGGGAAGATACCAAGTGATGTTTTAAAAAGAATTATATACTCAAACATAACTACTCAGAGACCTGAAGTCTTGGTTAGGCCTGGTATTGGCGAAGATTGTTCTGTTGTTGATTTCGGTGATTATAACGCCGTGTTAAGCACAGACCCAATCACAGGAACAACTAGTGATATCGGAAGTTTGGCAGTACATATTAATTGCAACGACATCGCATCAAACGGAGTGGAGCCTTTAGGGATAATGTTAACTGTTTTGGCCCCACCAGGTACAACTGAAGATGATTTAGCTAAGGTTATGGCTGATGCTAACGAAGCTGCCTCGTCTATAAATGTTGAAATATTAGGTGGTCATACAGAGATAACTGCTGCGGTAAATCAAATGGTAATTAGCGGCACAGCAATTGGGCGACAATTAAAAGATAAGGTAATCTTAAGTAAAGGCGCTCAGGTTGGAGATGCCGTTATTATGACTAAACATGCTGGTCTTGAAGGAGCATCTATTATTTCAAGTGATCTAGAAGAAAAATTAAAATCTACTTTAACAGCTGATGAGATCAAAAATGCCCAGTCTTTTGCAAAAGATATCAGCGTAGTAAAAGAAGGTGTCATTGCTGGTAAGCTAGGAACAAGTAGTATGCACGACGTTACTGAAGGTGGCATTTTAGGAGCTCTCTGGGAGTTAGCAGAAGCTTCTCAGTTAGGAATTGAGGTTTTCTTAGATAAAATTTTGCTTAAAAAGGAAACTAAAACAATTTGCGAGGTTTTTTCAATTGATCCTTTTAGGCTAATTTCTAGTGGAGTAATGATAATGACTATTTCCGAAGACAAAGTAAAACTATTATTAGACTCCTTAAGAAGTGAGAAAATAGATGCAACGGTAATAGGTAAAATTACAGAAAAGGATAGAGTTGTAGTAAAGGATGATGAAGCTTTAAGGTTAGATCCCCCTGATTCAGATGAGTTATATAAGGTAGTAAAATAA
- a CDS encoding Na+/H+ antiporter NhaC family protein, translating to MNREIRLPEIMTVLSITFLGIAAGIIVFNTALIGLVLGIFVAMVVCKKNGYTLLQLWQMIKIGAGSAKVILTIMSLIGMLSASWMLSGTIAAMMNLGFDYLTRMNALLAFFVITSIISLILGTSIGSISVIGIPFMEIGNTIGIPLPLIAGAIISGAYVGDRTSPISSSVNLTAAMTNTQVMDNIKIMLKTLWPVYLACMAFYFVLGREYTLLEDSIYHITTIQTMLDQHYTISWYTYLPPILLMGFALLRFPILYCILVGIFSSVVITLSTTDIGGIEILKTLIFGYTPENVSLNNIISGGGWLSMIDVILIILFSTALNGILEHTKMIEPLIDIFVKKIKTARELVLKTSVLCVIINAITCNQSLSIIIPGKFLKTEYQKKGLSKNHLSRTIADSGVVTVPLLPWNVNALAIVAILGVGTLSYTPYALLCYLLPIVTVAYGYLKPVNNQIRNNAHLT from the coding sequence ATGAATAGAGAAATTAGATTGCCTGAGATAATGACAGTTTTGTCCATAACGTTTTTAGGGATAGCAGCAGGAATAATAGTTTTTAATACAGCTTTAATAGGCCTAGTCCTTGGAATCTTTGTGGCAATGGTAGTTTGTAAAAAAAACGGCTATACACTATTACAACTTTGGCAAATGATTAAAATAGGTGCAGGAAGTGCCAAGGTAATACTTACGATAATGTCACTAATTGGCATGCTTTCAGCATCATGGATGCTAAGCGGAACCATAGCAGCTATGATGAACTTAGGGTTTGACTATTTAACTCGAATGAACGCCTTATTAGCATTTTTTGTAATAACTAGCATTATTTCATTGATTTTAGGGACTTCAATTGGTTCTATAAGTGTTATAGGTATACCTTTTATGGAAATTGGTAACACCATAGGAATTCCCCTCCCCCTTATAGCCGGAGCTATAATATCCGGGGCATATGTAGGCGACAGAACCTCCCCAATATCTAGCAGTGTCAACTTAACAGCGGCGATGACAAACACCCAAGTAATGGATAACATTAAAATTATGCTGAAAACCCTTTGGCCAGTATACTTAGCCTGTATGGCTTTTTATTTTGTGCTAGGAAGAGAATACACCCTATTAGAGGATTCTATTTATCACATTACTACCATTCAAACTATGCTGGATCAACACTATACTATTAGTTGGTATACTTACCTACCGCCTATATTACTAATGGGATTTGCGCTACTTCGGTTTCCTATACTTTATTGTATATTAGTGGGGATATTTTCAAGTGTGGTAATTACACTTTCAACAACGGACATCGGCGGTATAGAAATTTTAAAGACTCTTATCTTTGGATATACCCCAGAAAATGTTAGCTTAAATAACATAATATCCGGTGGTGGATGGCTCTCCATGATAGACGTAATTCTCATCATACTTTTTTCCACAGCCTTAAACGGAATTTTAGAACATACAAAAATGATTGAACCTCTGATAGACATTTTTGTCAAAAAGATTAAAACCGCTAGAGAGCTAGTGTTAAAAACATCTGTTCTTTGCGTCATAATAAATGCCATCACCTGTAACCAAAGCCTTTCTATAATAATTCCTGGAAAGTTTTTAAAAACTGAGTATCAAAAGAAAGGTTTAAGCAAAAATCATCTATCACGGACAATAGCAGATAGCGGTGTAGTTACTGTTCCATTGCTGCCGTGGAATGTAAACGCCCTAGCTATTGTAGCTATATTAGGGGTTGGCACACTAAGCTACACACCTTACGCATTACTATGCTACCTTTTACCTATAGTAACGGTGGCATATGGCTACTTAAAACCAGTCAACAATCAAATAAGAAATAACGCCCACCTAACCTAG
- a CDS encoding DUF2752 domain-containing protein, which produces MLDLWPRFLLKYIPVKEKKYFCYSLTAICVSLVGLLYNTNFWHQSHLFSTGYSAIGSFREVVHIGRCPLCGGTRSFLSLLSGDVIKALHYNIFGTFLFAIIYGLLPFRIALALGFNSLILNKTKILDRWLENNFLYLLAIIFFVQVLLDRLGVFVWKG; this is translated from the coding sequence GTGCTTGATTTATGGCCCCGATTTTTACTAAAATATATTCCTGTTAAGGAAAAAAAGTATTTTTGCTACTCTCTAACAGCAATCTGTGTGAGTCTAGTAGGCTTATTGTATAACACTAACTTTTGGCACCAAAGTCATCTTTTTTCAACAGGATATTCTGCTATCGGTAGCTTTAGAGAAGTTGTTCACATAGGAAGATGCCCCCTTTGCGGAGGGACACGATCCTTTTTAAGTCTTTTATCTGGGGACGTTATCAAAGCGCTCCACTATAACATTTTTGGAACCTTTCTATTTGCAATCATATATGGACTACTACCTTTTAGAATTGCTTTAGCTTTAGGGTTTAACAGCTTAATCTTAAACAAAACAAAAATTTTAGATAGATGGCTAGAAAATAATTTTTTATACCTTTTAGCAATAATATTTTTTGTCCAGGTTTTACTAGATAGGCTAGGTGTTTTTGTGTGGAAAGGATAA
- a CDS encoding NifB/NifX family molybdenum-iron cluster-binding protein yields the protein MKIAVASEKGVVSAHFNNCQEFTIFKTQGKDIIKKIPFKSYENKTKDLPDYIIGQGVDVVIAGCLGETCHKTFYENDIKLVAGVKGDIDEVVKSYLKGQLKPVEVTHSHQHTQKGTCCSKHQRDNCC from the coding sequence GTGAAAATAGCTGTTGCTAGTGAGAAAGGTGTTGTTAGTGCACATTTTAATAACTGTCAGGAGTTTACTATCTTTAAAACTCAAGGTAAAGATATAATAAAAAAAATACCATTTAAAAGTTACGAAAATAAAACTAAGGACCTGCCTGATTATATCATAGGGCAAGGAGTCGATGTTGTAATAGCAGGTTGTTTAGGTGAGACTTGTCACAAAACATTCTATGAAAACGATATTAAATTAGTAGCAGGTGTTAAAGGTGATATTGACGAAGTAGTAAAAAGTTATTTAAAAGGGCAGCTGAAACCAGTAGAAGTAACACATAGCCATCAACATACTCAAAAAGGCACCTGCTGTAGCAAACATCAAAGAGATAACTGCTGCTAA
- a CDS encoding ATP-binding cassette domain-containing protein produces the protein MFTLKGVKFKDIIDVDRLDIAAGKVTCIVGESGSGKTTLLKLLNKMISCDVGQILYHEKDIAGIDPVEIRRQVVMLPQSPAIFEGSVEDNLLIGLKFSGKKLASKVELKQVLKLVNLNKKLDDEAESLSGGEKQRVALARVILMEPEVLLLDEPSSALDEDTEQLIINELVRYTLKNEKSLVMVTHSKKMATDFADEIIKIKDGAVIDKEVR, from the coding sequence GTGTTTACACTTAAGGGTGTGAAATTTAAAGACATTATAGATGTCGATAGGCTTGATATTGCTGCTGGTAAAGTAACTTGTATCGTCGGGGAAAGCGGCAGTGGTAAGACCACTTTATTAAAGTTGTTAAATAAAATGATTAGTTGTGATGTGGGGCAAATTTTGTATCATGAAAAAGATATAGCAGGTATTGACCCTGTTGAGATTCGTAGGCAGGTAGTAATGCTGCCTCAAAGTCCCGCTATTTTTGAGGGCAGTGTTGAAGATAATTTACTCATCGGCTTAAAGTTTTCTGGAAAAAAGCTTGCTTCAAAAGTTGAGCTTAAGCAGGTTTTAAAACTTGTTAACCTCAACAAAAAGTTAGATGATGAAGCAGAGAGTCTATCTGGAGGCGAAAAACAGCGGGTTGCATTGGCAAGGGTAATATTGATGGAGCCGGAAGTTTTGCTGCTTGATGAACCTTCCTCTGCATTAGATGAGGATACTGAACAATTGATTATTAATGAGCTGGTAAGATACACCCTTAAAAATGAAAAAAGTCTTGTTATGGTCACCCATTCGAAAAAAATGGCCACTGATTTTGCTGATGAAATTATAAAAATTAAGGACGGCGCTGTTATTGACAAGGAGGTTAGATAA
- a CDS encoding transposase — protein sequence MDNQPLPLSQIGKITDTAIDKIPQFYPDIDVENYVIMPNHVHLLLTIKENGSRHCSTTKPKQNQKIPMFVKHLKEHVTRQLGRSIWQRSYHDHVIRNEQKYQ from the coding sequence TTGGACAACCAACCTCTACCACTATCGCAAATAGGAAAAATCACCGACACCGCCATAGATAAGATCCCTCAATTTTACCCAGATATCGACGTGGAAAACTATGTAATAATGCCAAACCATGTGCATTTATTGCTAACCATAAAAGAAAACGGGAGCAGACACTGCTCCACTACAAAACCAAAACAAAATCAAAAAATACCCATGTTTGTCAAACACCTAAAAGAACATGTAACAAGGCAACTAGGTAGATCAATATGGCAAAGATCCTACCACGACCACGTCATAAGAAATGAACAAAAATACCAATAA
- the glmS gene encoding glutamine--fructose-6-phosphate transaminase (isomerizing) — translation MCGIVGYIGPKKASEILVDGLAKLEYRGYDSAGIAVLEGGKVVMDKKEGRLKKLADIVEGKFSANVGIGHTRWATHGKPSDENSHPHFDCSKKIAVVHNGIIENFHQLKEELKEDGHQFDSETDTEVIPHLIEEYYNGDMLEALQKTIKRLDGSYALVVINQDKPEEIFCARKDSPLVIGVGQGENFVASDIPAIIQHTKETIILDDGEIAKITKDAVEIMDLPGNNVEKEILKVDWDADSAEKEGFDHFMLKEIYEQPTALRNTLKDKFEGDKVNLPDLNIDSEYLKGVNKIAIVACGTAWHAGLVGKHLFETLLRIPVEIDIASEFRYRNPLVDEKTLVIVVSQSGETADTLAAMRDSQKKGAKVLAVTNNKGSSIARESEFIFHTIAGPEIAVASTKAYTTQLMGFYLITLYFGQLLGKEMPKELYDGLKEIPVLADKVLQNTKDQLDKITAPFDGWDNSFFIGRGMDWYVSQEGSLKLKEISYIHAEAYAAGELKHGTLALIEQDIPVVAVATQQDIYDKTVSNIKEVKARGGYVIAVVQEGDEDITHSVDEVIKIPKVPSLLTPILSVIPLQLLSYKEAVKRGQDVDKPRNLAKSVTVE, via the coding sequence ATGTGTGGTATTGTAGGATATATCGGCCCTAAAAAGGCCTCAGAAATATTAGTAGATGGATTAGCAAAACTTGAATACAGAGGTTATGATTCCGCAGGGATCGCAGTGCTAGAAGGCGGCAAAGTAGTTATGGACAAAAAAGAAGGCCGCCTCAAAAAGTTAGCAGATATTGTGGAGGGTAAATTTTCAGCTAACGTTGGAATTGGACACACCCGTTGGGCAACCCACGGCAAGCCTTCTGACGAAAACAGCCATCCACACTTTGACTGCAGCAAAAAAATTGCTGTAGTTCATAATGGGATTATCGAAAACTTCCACCAGTTAAAAGAAGAACTAAAAGAAGATGGTCATCAGTTTGATTCAGAAACAGATACCGAGGTAATTCCTCATCTAATCGAAGAATATTATAACGGAGATATGCTTGAAGCACTACAAAAGACTATTAAGCGCTTAGATGGCTCTTATGCTTTGGTAGTCATAAATCAAGACAAACCAGAAGAAATCTTTTGTGCTAGAAAAGATAGCCCTCTAGTTATAGGCGTAGGGCAAGGGGAAAACTTTGTCGCTTCCGACATACCTGCCATAATACAACATACAAAAGAAACCATAATCTTAGATGATGGAGAAATCGCCAAGATAACAAAAGACGCTGTCGAAATCATGGATTTACCGGGAAATAATGTGGAAAAAGAAATCTTAAAGGTAGATTGGGACGCTGATTCTGCGGAAAAAGAAGGATTCGATCATTTTATGTTAAAAGAAATCTACGAACAACCAACTGCCCTAAGAAACACCCTAAAAGACAAATTTGAAGGTGACAAAGTTAATCTTCCAGACTTAAATATAGATAGCGAGTACCTTAAAGGGGTTAACAAGATAGCTATAGTAGCGTGTGGGACTGCCTGGCATGCCGGCCTTGTAGGAAAGCATCTTTTTGAAACCTTATTAAGAATTCCTGTAGAAATCGATATAGCTTCAGAGTTTCGCTATAGAAATCCACTTGTAGATGAAAAAACCCTCGTTATAGTAGTAAGTCAATCAGGGGAAACTGCAGATACCTTAGCAGCAATGAGAGACTCTCAGAAAAAAGGTGCCAAAGTACTTGCAGTAACAAACAACAAAGGAAGTTCCATAGCCAGGGAATCAGAGTTTATCTTTCACACAATAGCAGGTCCAGAGATTGCAGTAGCATCGACAAAAGCCTACACCACCCAACTTATGGGCTTTTATCTAATAACACTATACTTTGGCCAACTACTAGGCAAAGAAATGCCAAAAGAACTTTACGATGGATTAAAAGAAATTCCAGTGCTAGCTGACAAAGTTCTCCAAAACACAAAAGACCAGCTAGATAAAATAACCGCACCTTTTGACGGTTGGGATAACTCCTTTTTCATAGGAAGAGGAATGGACTGGTACGTAAGCCAAGAAGGTTCGCTAAAACTTAAAGAAATATCATATATCCATGCCGAAGCATATGCAGCTGGAGAGCTAAAGCACGGCACTCTAGCCCTTATAGAGCAAGACATCCCAGTTGTTGCAGTGGCAACGCAGCAAGACATCTACGATAAAACAGTAAGCAACATTAAAGAAGTAAAGGCAAGAGGCGGGTACGTCATAGCAGTAGTGCAAGAAGGGGACGAAGACATAACCCATTCCGTAGATGAGGTAATAAAAATACCAAAAGTACCATCCCTACTAACTCCAATACTATCGGTAATCCCACTACAACTGCTATCCTACAAAGAAGCAGTTAAAAGAGGCCAGGATGTTGATAAGCCGAGGAATTTAGCGAAGTCAGTAACAGTAGAATAA
- a CDS encoding zinc ribbon domain-containing protein, protein MNCPNCGKEIHEKAVICIHCGVKTEENVLESTNDQAPQKSNGVGITGFVLALVSLFLPIPGIDIFIGFIALILSIVGMVGNRANKGFAIAGLVISIFAIFGGILLWSLFFLGF, encoded by the coding sequence GTGAATTGTCCTAATTGCGGAAAAGAGATTCATGAAAAGGCAGTTATCTGTATACATTGTGGAGTTAAAACAGAAGAAAACGTTTTAGAGTCTACAAACGATCAAGCTCCTCAAAAGAGCAATGGAGTGGGGATAACAGGATTTGTTCTTGCTTTGGTTTCGCTTTTTTTACCTATACCGGGAATCGATATCTTTATAGGGTTTATAGCTTTAATTCTGTCTATAGTTGGCATGGTAGGAAACAGAGCTAACAAAGGCTTTGCTATTGCAGGCTTGGTAATTTCTATCTTTGCTATCTTTGGTGGCATTTTGCTTTGGTCATTGTTTTTTTTAGGTTTTTAA
- a CDS encoding DUF429 domain-containing protein, which translates to MKIIGIDCATKPQKTGLALGHYEGGTLTLKDATLGSTKTPISQTIYKWINPDDKVLLAVDAPLGWPQNLGATLTEHMAGEALEIDSNDLFRRETDKFIKRKINKQPLDVGADRIARTAHWALALLDELRSLTNQNIELALSHQKLAQISAIEVYPSATLSQREIKSTGYKDKKGEDFRQAIVKELSRQVDISLSKELLIKEDDVLDSAICLLAAKDFLDGKVFYPEDIELAKKEGWIWVRK; encoded by the coding sequence ATGAAAATAATAGGAATAGATTGTGCGACAAAACCACAGAAAACAGGGCTGGCTCTAGGTCATTACGAAGGCGGCACACTAACATTAAAAGATGCGACTTTAGGCTCCACTAAAACACCAATATCCCAAACGATATATAAGTGGATAAATCCAGACGATAAAGTGTTGCTTGCAGTAGATGCTCCGTTAGGGTGGCCGCAAAACCTAGGGGCAACCCTGACGGAGCACATGGCTGGAGAAGCTTTAGAGATCGATTCAAACGATCTATTTCGAAGAGAGACAGACAAATTCATAAAGAGAAAAATAAACAAACAGCCGTTAGATGTAGGAGCAGATAGAATAGCTAGAACCGCCCATTGGGCTTTGGCACTTCTTGACGAACTAAGAAGCTTAACTAACCAAAACATAGAGCTAGCGTTAAGCCATCAAAAACTAGCGCAAATATCAGCGATAGAGGTATACCCTTCAGCTACATTAAGCCAACGGGAAATTAAAAGTACAGGTTATAAGGATAAAAAGGGAGAGGATTTTAGACAAGCTATTGTTAAGGAACTTTCTAGACAAGTTGATATATCCTTAAGTAAAGAACTGCTAATAAAAGAAGATGACGTGCTTGATAGCGCAATCTGCCTATTAGCTGCAAAGGACTTTTTAGATGGTAAAGTATTTTATCCTGAAGATATAGAACTAGCGAAAAAAGAAGGGTGGATATGGGTTAGAAAATAA
- a CDS encoding DUF134 domain-containing protein — protein sequence MPRPIKCRKVEFFPKQTLFKPAGKKGCTMEQITVKVEELEAMRLKDIEGLNQNECAIKMGVSRQTFQNIIDSARNKVAIALTEGKAINISGGNYISSECKFQCAKCGELVESKDKHCTLCKSSDILCNRKSKKCHK from the coding sequence ATGCCTAGACCAATAAAGTGTAGAAAAGTAGAGTTTTTTCCTAAACAAACACTTTTTAAGCCAGCTGGAAAAAAAGGATGCACAATGGAGCAAATAACAGTTAAGGTAGAAGAGCTAGAAGCTATGCGCCTTAAGGATATTGAAGGATTAAATCAGAATGAGTGTGCTATCAAAATGGGAGTTTCTAGACAAACTTTCCAAAACATTATCGATAGCGCAAGAAATAAAGTGGCCATTGCGTTAACTGAGGGCAAAGCAATCAATATCAGTGGGGGTAACTACATCTCGAGTGAATGTAAGTTTCAATGCGCAAAATGTGGCGAACTAGTAGAAAGCAAAGATAAACACTGCACTTTATGTAAATCCAGCGATATACTCTGTAACAGAAAAAGTAAAAAGTGTCATAAATAA
- the fetB gene encoding iron export ABC transporter permease subunit FetB encodes MDGVVELSLWQMAAAYVFVLILLVIVKARGISREREILISSVRMTIQLVLVGYILVFLFDNVNPFYTILVIVVMESFAIHNIFKRSKDRLSRQLKKIIALSMLFGTLSSLCYFLFIVINISPWYDPRYFIPIAGMLIGNSMTGISLGVTRLVDGMKKQKHLVESALMLGATPKLASKEIVDNAFDSAILPTINSMVGMGIVFLPGMMTGQILSGVSPVLSIKYQIAIMLGIVGSVSLTVILFLHFGYKTFFNEQSQLVLKED; translated from the coding sequence ATGGATGGTGTTGTAGAGCTTTCGTTGTGGCAGATGGCTGCCGCCTATGTTTTTGTGTTAATTCTACTTGTCATTGTTAAGGCCAGAGGAATATCTAGAGAGAGGGAAATTCTCATATCATCTGTTAGGATGACTATACAGCTTGTCCTTGTGGGGTATATTTTGGTCTTTTTGTTTGATAACGTAAACCCCTTTTATACGATATTGGTGATAGTGGTTATGGAATCTTTTGCTATCCATAATATATTCAAAAGAAGTAAGGATAGACTTTCGAGACAGCTTAAGAAAATCATTGCGCTTTCTATGCTTTTTGGAACTTTATCTAGCCTTTGTTATTTTTTGTTTATAGTAATTAACATTTCACCTTGGTATGACCCGAGATATTTTATACCTATTGCTGGCATGCTGATTGGAAATTCTATGACAGGAATTTCCCTTGGTGTAACCCGTCTTGTAGATGGTATGAAAAAGCAAAAACACCTTGTCGAATCAGCCCTAATGCTAGGAGCGACGCCAAAGCTGGCCTCTAAGGAAATCGTGGATAATGCCTTTGACTCCGCTATCTTGCCTACGATAAACTCCATGGTTGGGATGGGCATCGTATTTTTGCCGGGCATGATGACTGGTCAGATTTTATCAGGAGTGTCCCCGGTTCTTTCAATAAAATATCAAATAGCGATTATGCTTGGCATAGTAGGAAGTGTCTCGCTGACTGTAATTTTGTTTTTGCATTTTGGATATAAAACATTTTTTAATGAGCAAAGTCAGTTAGTTCTAAAAGAAGATTAG
- a CDS encoding zinc ribbon domain-containing protein, whose amino-acid sequence MFCRNCASELSEKAEVCMSCGLRPLSESKYCQECGAETSEKQEICVKCGCRVHKAAATGFNIDSNEIIYPSNPPKSPATATLISCFVPGVGQVYLGQTAKGLVCLAATFALSTFTAGIGYFPIWIAMMVDANLIGKKLERGQSVRQWEFF is encoded by the coding sequence ATGTTTTGTCGAAACTGTGCATCTGAGTTAAGCGAAAAAGCAGAAGTTTGTATGTCCTGTGGTTTAAGACCGTTAAGTGAAAGCAAGTATTGCCAAGAATGTGGGGCAGAAACCAGCGAAAAACAAGAAATATGTGTTAAATGTGGTTGCCGTGTACACAAGGCAGCGGCGACAGGATTTAACATCGACAGTAATGAGATAATCTATCCATCAAATCCACCTAAAAGTCCTGCCACAGCGACGCTTATAAGCTGTTTTGTGCCTGGAGTAGGCCAGGTTTACTTAGGACAGACCGCAAAAGGTCTAGTTTGCTTAGCTGCCACCTTTGCCTTATCAACTTTCACTGCTGGTATCGGTTATTTTCCGATATGGATTGCCATGATGGTAGACGCTAACCTTATTGGCAAAAAGCTAGAAAGAGGTCAAAGCGTACGCCAGTGGGAGTTTTTTTAA